In Nicotiana tabacum cultivar K326 chromosome 21, ASM71507v2, whole genome shotgun sequence, one DNA window encodes the following:
- the LOC107810073 gene encoding cytochrome B5-like protein produces MDVTLATILLGILLAVLIVIPRLRSKSDQPKKVISNAQDQAFKTYSKAEVALHNKRTDCWIIIKEKVYDVTSYVEEHPGGDAILDHAGDDSTEGFYGPQHATRVFEMIDDFCIGDLEK; encoded by the exons ATGGATGTTACATTAGCGACTATATTGTTGGGTATTTTGCTAGCTGTGCTCATTGTGATACCTCGACTCCGCAGTAAATCTG ATCAGCCTAAAAAGGTTATCTCAAATGCTCAGGACCAG GCATTTAAAACATATAGCAAAGCTGAAGTTGCGCTGCATAACAAGAGGACTGACTGCTGGATCATTATCAAAGAAAAG GTGTATGATGTTACCTCATATGTTGAAGAACATCCAGGGGGTGATGCCATCCTAGATCATGCTGGCGATGATTCAACTGAAGGTTTCTATGG GCCACAACATGCTACACGAGTATTTGAAATGATTGATGACTTCTGCATCGGAGATCTGGAAAAATGA
- the LOC107810076 gene encoding senescence/dehydration-associated protein At4g35985, chloroplastic-like translates to MSCCKPKRSKSFPISKTPSQKETLETKNIKHEVLLSIPGCKVHLMDEGETLELSNGFFTIFSISEEDVCVATIVKVGDELQWPLTKDEPVVKLDALHYLFTLPVKDCHPLSYGVTFTENGSGNLGFLDAFLKENTLFTSSISSNRRKDIEWKEFAPRIEDYNNVLAKAIAGGTGQIVKGIFKCSNAYTNQVQKGGENILIPAVENSVSTATKRKGNVTAATKKNAVNESLKRVRNLSKMTEKMSKSMLNGVGIATGSVMGPMVRSQAGKKFLAMVPGEVLLASLDAINKILDAAEAAEKQTLSATSGAVTRMVTNRFGENAGEATEDALATAGHCAGTAWNVFKIRKALNPASSVSSGALNTAKTRK, encoded by the exons ATGAGCTGCTGTAAGCCCAAAAGATCCAAAAGTTTCCCCATATCCAAAACCCCATCACAAAAAGAAACACTAGAAACCAAAAATATCAAACATGAAGTTCTTTTAAGTATTCCAGGATGCAAAGTTCATCTAATGGATGAAGGAGAAACCTTAGAACTTTCAAATGGTTTCTTCACAATATTTTCTATATCAGAAGAAGATGTTTGTGTGGCTACTATTGTAAAAGTTGGTGATGAACTTCAATGGCCATTAACAAAAGATGAACCTGTAGTGAAACTTGATGCTTTGCATTATTTGTTTACTTTGCCTGTTAAAGATTGTCATCCTTTGAGTTATGGTGTGACATTTACAGAAAATGGTAGTGGAAATCTTGGTTTTTTGGATGCATTTCTTAAAGAAAATACTTTGTTTACTAGTTCAATATCATCAAATAGAAGAAAGGATATTGAATGGAAAGAGTTTGCTCCTAGAATTGAAGATTATAACAATGTTTTGGCTAAGGCAATTGCTGGAGGTACAGGTCAAATTGTTAAAGGAATCTTCAAATGTAGCAATGCTTATACTAATCAG GTACAGAAGGGAGGGGAAAACATCTTAATTCCAGCTGTAGAGAACTCTGTTTCTACTGCTAccaaaaggaaaggcaatgtcACTGCTGCTACAAAGAAGAATGCAGTCAATGAAAGCCTAAAACG TGTGAGGAATCTGTCAAAGATGACAGAAAAGATGAGCAAATCTATGCTAAATGGGGTTGGAATTGCAACTGGTTCAGTTATGGGGCCAATGGTTAGGTCCCAAGCTGGCAAGAAATTCTTAGCCATGGTTCCTGGAGAAGTTCTCTTAGCTTCACTTGATGCTATCA ACAAGATCTTAGATGCTGCTGAAGCTGCTGAAAAACAAACATTGTCTGCAACTTCTGGTGCTGTGACTAGGATGGTCACCAATAG GTTTGGAGAGAATGCAGGGGAGGCAACAGAGGATGCATTAGCAACAGCAGGGCACTGTGCAGGAACTGCTTGGAATGTATTCAAAATAAGGAAGGCCCTTAATCCTGCTTCTTCTGTCTCCTCTGGAGCACTAAATACTGCTAAAACTAGAAAATAA
- the LOC107810079 gene encoding uncharacterized protein LOC107810079 encodes MADESRVSDVGSTESLPITDDSNANTINTQDSKKRKVIEPRSEVWKYFDKFQENGVGKARCKYCKQAYATNSSKNRTTGLRSHLNRCKEYPPNIDKDNTQTRINIQSCQNDRGSLWKFDQKVIRRALIEMIVIDELPFSFVEKEGFMKFMRISQLLFRLPSRRTITRDLCLDVLTRWNSTYLMLDTAQNFEKAFGKFHLFDDGFSAYLCSPLCEDGSSAGPLESDDWVNVRNVIEFLARFHELTKKVSELARDVLAIPISSMASECAFSIGGRILDSFRSSLTLKCVQALVCVQDWLREEKNPISVEEDWEYLEELELDMENNGSTTSIV; translated from the exons ATGGCGGATGAAAGTAGAGTAAGTGATGTTGGTTCAACTGAAAGCTTACCTATTACTGATGATAGCAATGCTAACACAATTAATACTCAAGATTCTAAGAAAAGAAAAGTCATAGAACCTAGATCAGAAGTTTggaaatattttgataaatttcaggAAAATGGGGTCGGTAAAGCAAGGTGTAAATATTGTAAGCAAGCTTATGCTACTAATTCATCTAAGAATAGAACAACAGGATTGAGAAGTCATTTGAATAGATGCAAAGAATACCCACCTAACATTGATAAAGATAATACTCAGACAAGGATAAACATTCAATCTTGTCAAAATGATAGAGGATCGCTTTGGAAATTCGATCAAAAAGTGATTAGGAGGGCTTTAATTGAGATGATAGTTATTGATGAACTACCATTTAGCTTTGTAGAAAAGGAAGGCTTTATGAAGTTTATGAGAATATCTCAACTACTATTTCGTCTTCCTTCTCGTAGAACAATAACAAGGGatttgtgtttggatgttcttactaggtggaattccacctatttGATGTTGGATACGGCACAAAACTTTGAAAAGGCCTTTGGCAAGTTTCATCTTTTTGATGATGGATTTTCTGCTTATCTATGTTCTCCTCTTTGTGAAGATGGTAGTAGTGCAGGGCCTCTTGAATCTGATGATTGGGTGAATGTGAGGAATGTGATAGAGTTTCTTGCAAGATTTCACGAGCTCACCAAAAAAGTTTCAG AGTTAGCTCGTGATGTGTTGGCCATTCCAATTTCTAGTATGGCGTCGGAATGTGCGTTTAGTATCGGTGGCcgtattcttgattcatttaggagttcattgactctTAAATGTGTGCAAGCTCTTGTTTGTGTTCAAGATTGGCTTAGAGAAGAGAAGAATCCTATTAGTGTTGAAGAAGACTGGGAGTATCTTGAGGAACTCGAGCTTG ATATGGAAAATAATGGAAGCActactagcattgtttga